The nucleotide sequence GCCCCACTCGCCCTGTGATCAAACCCGGCCCCCCTGTCAGCGAAGGCGGCCTGCCCGATGGCAGCGATCCAGACAAGTCCACCAGCACCACCACGGGCACGATCACGCTGACTCCCGGCGATGAAACGACCACGGTGACGGTAACACCTCCTGGCGGCGATCCTGTGACGCTGGTGCCAGGTGTCAACCCTCCGATCAAGACGCCTCAGGGTGAGGTGACCTTCACCTATACCGAAGGTGATCCTTCTACGAACACTCCACCCACGATCACCTACGAGTACGAGCTCAAGACCCCCGTGGACGACGCTTCCAAGCCGCCCACCGATGAGTTCAATGTGACGATCACCGACCAGGACGGCGACAGCACAACAGTCACGGTTCTGATCGACATCCTCGACGACCAACCTATGGCCAAGGATGACACGGCCACCGTGGGCAATATGCCCAATACCGACGGTAAGACCACAGCCTCCGGCAACGTGCTGGGCGGCCAAGGCACCGTCACTGGCAGCGGTGATGTTGAGGATATTCGTGGTGCAGACGGCGCCACGGTCACCGGCGTGGTCGCTGGCGACAATGGCAAGACCCATGTCAACGCTGGCGTGGGCAGCATCATCCAGGGCCAGTACGGCACTCTGGTGCTGCAAGCCAATGGCAGCTATGTCTACACCCGTGATGTGAATGCGCCTCAGGATGCCGTCGAGGATGTCTTTACCTACACCATCAAGGATGCCGATGGCGATGAGTCCACTGCGACGTTGACCATCACGATTGCCGACAAGGCACCCGTGGTGACCAACCCGCCCGTGCAAGTGCCCGTGAATCCGATGGATCCCGACAGCCCCACTCGCCCTGTGATCAAACCTGATCGCCCTGTCAGCGAAGGCGGCCTGCCCGATGGCAGCGATCCAGACAAGTCCACCAGCACCACCACGGGCACGATCACGCTGACTCCCGGCGATGAAACGACCACGGTGACGGTAACACCTCCTGGCGGCGATCCTGTGACGCTGGTGCCAGGTGTCAACCCTCCGATCAAGACGCCTCAGGGTGAGGTGACCTTCACCTATACCGAAGGTGATCCTTCTACGAACACTCCACCCACGATCACCTACGAGTACGAGCTCAAGACCCCCGTGGACGACGCTTCCAAGCCGCCCACCGATGAGTTCAATGTGACGATCACCGACCAGGACGGCGACAGCACCACCGTGACCGTGGTGGTGGAGATCACCGATGACGTCCCTGTGGCCAAGCCCGACAGCGCCACGGTCGACAACGGCAGCAACACCGCCTCCAGCAACGCTCTGGGCAATGACACGCTGGGTGCCGACCGTGACACGCTCGTTACCAGCGCCAAGGGCCCCAATGACAGCGCTCCTGTCTCGGTGGACCCTGACACCGGCAAGATCACGGTGACCGGCCAGTACGGCACGCTGACCCTGGACGCCAAGGGCGACTACACCTACACCCGCTTCAATGACTCGCCACTGAATGCGACGGAAGTGTTCGACTACACGATCACGGACATAGACGGTGACTCTTCTCCTGCCACGATCACCATCACGATTGCGGACAACACGCCTTCTGTGACGGACAAGGATGGCAATCCGCCTACCGAGCTGCCAGTGGATCCTACGGACCCCAACAGCCCCACTCGTCCCGTCATCAAGCCCGATGGCAGCGTCAGCGAAGGTGGCCTCACCGATGGCAGCACCCCAGGCAAGGGCAACACCACGACGGGCACCATCGTGCTCACTCCGGGTGATGACACAACCACCGTGACAGTGACGCCTCCTGGCGGCCCTTCCGTGACGCTGGTGCCGGATGTGCCCACCAAGGTGATCACGCCCCAGGGCGAAGTGACGTTGACCTACACCGAGGGTGATCCTTCTACGAACACTCCGCCCAAGGTCACCTACGAGTACGAACTCAAGACCCCTGTGGACGACTCCTCCAAGTCGCCCACCGATGAGTTCAATGTGACGATCACCGACAAGGACGGTGACAGCACGACGGTGACGGTTCTGGTGGATATCACCGACGACGCTCCTGCGGCCGCTGACGACAGCGCCACCGTCGACAACGGCAGCAACACCGCCACAGGCAACGCTCTGGACAACGACACTCTGGGCGCCGACCGTGACACGCTCGTTACCAGCGCCAAGGGGCCCAATGACAGCGCTCCTGTCACTGTGGACCCTGACACCGGCAAGATCACGGTAACAGGCCAGTACGGCACGCTGACCCTCTCTCCCGATGGCAGCTATGTCTACACCCGCACTGATGGCTCGCCACTGAATGCGACGGAAGTGTTCGACTACACGATCACGGACAAGGACGGTGACTCTTCTCCTGCCACGATCACCATCACGATTGCGGACAACACGCCTTCTGTGACGGACAAGGATGGCAATCCGCCTACCGAGCTGCCTGTGGATCCATCCGATCCCAACAGCCCCACTCGCCCTGTCATCAAGCCTGATGGCAGCGTCAGCGAAGGTGGCCTCACCGATGGCAGCACCCCAGGCAAGGGCAACACCACGACGGGCACCATCGTGCTCGAACCGGGTGATGACACAACCACCGTGACAGTGACGCCTCCTGGCGGTCCTTCCGTGACGCTGGTGCCGGATGTACCCACCAAGGTGATCACGCCCCAGGGCGAAGTGACGTTGACCTACACCGAGGGTGATCCTTCTACGAACACTCCGCCCAAGGTCACCTACGAGTACGAACTCAAGACCCCTGTGGACGACTCCTCCAAGTCGCCCACCGATGAGTTCAATGTGACGATCACCGACAAGGACGGTGACAGCACGACGGTGACGGTTCTGGTGGATATCACCGACGACGCTCCTGCGGCCGCTGACGACAGCGCCACAGTCGACAACGGCAGCAACACCGCCACAGGCAACGCTCTGGGCAACGACACGCTGGGCGCCGACCGTGACACGCTCGTTACCAGCGCCAAGGGCCCCAATGACAGCGCTCCTGTCACTGTGGACCCTGACACCGGCAAGATCACGGTGACAGGCCAGTACGGCACGCTGACCCTCTCTCCCGATGGCAGCTATGTCTACACCCGCACTGATGGCTCGCCACTGAATGCGACGGAAGTGTTCGACTACACGATCACGGACAAGGACGGTGATCCCGCCTCGGCCACGATCACGATCACGATTGCCGACAAGGCTCCAACACTCACCCCGCCCTCAACCAGCGGTAACACGCCAGGCAACCCCAGCGTGAGCGAGTCTGGTCTTGATGGCGGTAGCGATCCTGACTCTGGCAGCAACAAGACGACCGGAAGCTTCGAGGTAGAGTCGCCAGACGGTGGAACCACCACCATCACGGTGACGCCACCTGGCGGCAGCCCTCAAGAAGTCAAGCCTGGTGTGCCGACTGTGGTGGATACCCCCCATGGCCAGGTCACGGTGACCTACACCCCTGGTGATGGCACAACGCCACCTACGGTGACTTATGAGTACGAACTCAAGACACCTGCCGATGGCAGCGGTGCAACGCCTCCAACCGATTCGTTCACCATCACGGTAACGGACGGTGACGGCGACAGCACTTCCTCCACGGTGACAGTGGACATCGTTGATGACCGCCCCGATGCACAGGATGACGGCAACACCACACTGGTGAACGTGCCGGTCACCGGTCAGTTGGGTGGCAACGACCAGCCAGGCGCTGATGGCATTGAGAGCTGGACGCTGGGCGAGCCGCCCAAGCACGGCACAGTGACTATTGACCCGGCAACGGGCCAGTACATCTTTACCCCTGCCCCCGGCTTTGTTGGCACGGATACGTTCACCTATACCGTCACGGACAAGGACGGCAGCACGGACACGGCAACCGTCACCATTACTGTGACGAACCGCCCCCCCGTTGCGGTGGATGACAGCAATGTCACCGCCCCTGGCGAACCTGCCAAGGGCAATGTGATTACAGGCGGATCCTCTGGCGACCATGCCGACAGTGACCCGGACGGCCAGCCTGTCACCGTGACCGAAATCACGGTGGATGGCATCACTGTTTCCGTCCCACCCAATGACTCGGTCACGATATCGATTCCTAACAAGGGTGTGCTGGAGATCCACAGCGATGGCAGCTACACCTTCACTGCTCAGCCACTGTGGGGCGGCCAGGTGCCTGATATCCACTACACCATCTCTGATGGGGCCGGTGGTACTTCGAGCGCAGTGCTTCGCATCACCGCGAATGCAGCACCGCTGAATGTGGACCCACCTGCACGACCCAACACCGGCATCACCACGGACGTTGGAACAACCGTTGCGCCTCCGCTTTCTGGCGGCTCCAGCACACTACTGGTTCTGGGTGACGCCATGACGGACACACCTAGCGTCTTCTGGGAAAGCTATCGCTACTTCCAAGACATGCGTGTGCCCACCGTGATGCACCCCATCACTTACGTGAACCTGGAAGTGCAGCGTGCGCAGCTGGAAGCCGTGCAGACCATGCTTGCCAACTGGCCTGTGCTCAATGAGTCCAGACTGCACTCTATCGGCCTGAGCCTCGCTCAGGACCCCAACCTGTTTGTCCAACATGCGGTTCAGGCGGCTCAGCAAGAACGCAGGTTCTGGGAGTTCCTGGCGCGCAACATTCAGGCCAACCTGCCGACAGAGACGCCGCTCCAGGAAATGCTGCGACAGCATTCCGAAGAGCTGAACAAAGCGGAAGCTATTCCTGACGCACCCGCCAAGGACAGCGCACAGGAACCCGTCGATGGCGAGAAGCCGCAAGCGCTGCTGGACTTGCTGGAGCGCTGGAATGCGGCTGAAGCACAGCCTCAGGCCACCGGAATGATGGATGCCATGACTTCCGGAAAGTCCGCCTCCTTCAGCGAACAGCTCAAGCAAAGCGCTAACGACCTGCCAAGCCACCTCGGCTAACACAACAGCCCGCCCCTGCTCGCAAGTCGAGCAGGTCGGGTATTCCCATATCTTTGACCTACGGAAGCACAACAATGAACAGCCGTATCCCTCCCTTCGCTCTGCGCCTGACGACCGCTTGCCTGCCCCTGGTTCTGGCCGCCTGCGGCTCCGTTGCCCCCAAGGCATTTACCTCCGACGAAATTCGTGACCGTGCAGCTCAGGACGTACTGAGCATGTACAAGGATCAGGAACCCATCAGCGCTCCTATCGACTTTCACGAAGCTGCGGCACGCGCACTCAAGTACAACCTGGACTACAAGCTCAAGCTGATGGAAACGGCTCTGAGCCGTAGCCTGTGGGATGTATCGACCTATGAAATGCTGCCCAAGCTGGTGGCAGGTGCCGGCTACAGCAGCCGTAACAATGACTCTGGCGGCACCTCGGTCCTGATCGAGCCACCTCGCACCGTGTCACTGAACCCATCGACCTCGCAGGAGCGTGACCGCTCTATGGCGAATCTGTCCTTCTCCTGGAACGCTCTGGACTTTGGCGTGTCCTACTATCGCGCTCAGCAAAAGGCCGATCAGGTTCTGATGGCTGAAGAGCGTCGCCGTAAGGTGATCCAGAACGTGCTCCAGGACGTGCGCAACAGCTACTGGCGCGCACTGGGCGCTCAAAAGCTGCTCGGCCGTGTGGATGGGCTGCTGGACCGCGTGAACAAGGCACTGGAACGCGCCAAGGAAATTGAGAAGCAAGGCTTGATGCCACAGGCCCAGGTCCTGGGCTACCAACGAGCCCTGCTGGATGCCGTGAACACCCTGACGCTGCGTCGCCAGGACCTGGAACTGGCCATGGCCGAGCTGCGTGCACTGATGTCCGTAGCCCCCGGCGTGAAGTTCACTCTGGCTGAACAAAATGAGCTGGCCCTGCCCCGCATCCCTGTGAATGTGGAAGCGCTGGAAAAGCTGGCTCTGGAAAAGCGCCCTGAAATCATGGAAGAGTGGTACCGCAAGCGCGTGACCGAAAATGACATCAAGGCGGCCAAGGTTTTGCTGTGGCCCAACATCAGCTTTGATGCCGGCTGGCAATATGATTCCAACAAGTACAGCTACAACAGCAACTGGGTGGATACCGGCGTTCGCGTTTCCTGGAACCTGCTGAAACTGACTCAGTACCCTGCACTGCAAAAAGCTCACCAGGCACAGAATGAGACAGACGACATGCGCCGCATGGCCCTGTCCATGGCGGTGCTGACTCAGGTGCGTGTGGGCGTGCAGCGTTACGGCCTGTCGCTCTCCGAACTCAAGTTCGCAGAGGAAAGCATGAATGTGGATCAGCGCCTGCTGAACTACGCCAAGGCTGCGGCCAAGAGCCAGTTTGACTCCGAGCTGGAAGTTATCCGCACAGAAGCACGTGCGCTGCTGGGTGAATACCAGCGCTACGCCGCGTACTCCAATGCGCAAGCCGCCTGGGGCCGTCTGTACAACTCCGTGGGCCTGGACATCCTGCCCGAGACCGTGCAAAGCCACGACGTCAAGACCCTGGCCAAGTCCATGCAGGAAACCATGGGCCAATGGCAACAGACAGTCTTCCAGGCTACCAATCAATGAGCGCCGTGCCCTCTGGGCACTGGCGAGAAGTTAGAAGTTCTATGTCAATGAAATCCTTTGCGCGGGCAGCCCTTGGCTGCACCGCAATTTGGGCAGTCTCTCAAACGACCTTGGCCCAACAGGCGCCTGCGCCCGCAGCCCCTGCCGCAGCGCGTGCTGCCGCTCCCGCCCATGCGGACCCACATGCCATTCGCGTCCTGTTGACCCCAGAGCTGGAAACCGTACTGGCTTCGCAGATGCTGGGCCGTATTGCCAGCCTGAATGCGGGCCTGGGAGCTCATGTCAAAAAAGGGCAAACGCTGCTGAGCTTTGACTGCAGCGAAGCCAATGCACGCCTGCGCATGGCTCAGGCCGAATATGCCAATGCCAAGGAAACGCAGGACGTCAAGGAAAGACTGCGCAAGCTGGATGCCGCTGGTGACACCGAGGTTCTGCTGGCCAAAACCCAGGCTGACAAAGCCAAGGCGGCTATCTCGCTCACCCGCGTTCAGATGGATCAATGTGTGGTCCGCGCCCCGTTCTCTGGCCATGTGGTCAAGCTGCATGTCAAGCCTGCACAGGGCGTAAACGTTGGCGTTCCTTTGCTGGAAATGGTCAGCGACGGCCCCCTGAAGCTGCGTCTGAACGTCCCATCGCGCTGGTTGCAATCGCTCAAAGTGGGCGCGGCCTTTGATGTGGCAATCGATGAAACCCGCAAAACCTATCCTGCAAAAGTTTCGGCCATCAACGCCCGTGTTGATGCTGTCGCTCAGACAGTTGAGCTCGAAGCCCGTATCGACGGCAAGCACCCTGACCTGCTTGCTGGCATGAGTGGCGTAGCCCGCTTCCCAGGACTGCAGTAAACCATGGCAAGTGCTTCCCCTTCAGCCGCCGCCATGGTGGCTCAGTTGGAGGCACGCGCCCGTGCAGCCAACACTCCTGCAGAGCTCGCTTTTTCCATTGCCAATGACAGTTTCGGCCTGCTCGGTTTCCGGCAAGCCTTTGTCATGGCGGGCAGCGGCAAACAAGCCCGCTTGCTCACGCTATCAGGGCTTGCAGTTCCCACAGAAGACAGCCCTTACCTGATCTGGCTGCGCCGCAGCTGGCCCTGGATGGAAAAGCAGCTTGGCAGCAAGGCTGGCTGGATTCCATCGCCAGCAAACGCGTCCATTAAGGCGCCTGAAATGCCTGAGGCGCCGGCCTCCGGCAACTCGGCACAAGTGCAGCCCGCAGCCGTTGAACCAGCGGAACCTGCTGATCTTCAGAAGCCTCAAGAGCCGCCTCCCCCCGAAGTCCTCGATGGCTGGCTGGAATGGTGGCCGGAAGGCCTTTACGCCATCCCTCTGCGCCGCCGCGACGGCGCGATTCTGGCCTGGGCCGGATTTTTGATGGAAGCAGAGCCCAGCGCCCTTCACAAACAGGCTCTGTCGCATCTGGCAACCCATTGGGCCTATTGCTGGGAAATGCTGGGAGGCAAGCCACGCCTGAGCCTACGCGAACATTGGCAAGCCCTAGGCCGCAAGCGATACTTCATCTGGGGTGCCTTGCTGGTGCTCTGCCTGTTTCCTGTGCGCCAGTCAGCCCTGGCACCTGCCGAAGTCGTCGCGCTGGATGCAACGACGATTGCTTCCCCTCTGGACGGCGTAGTCAAGAACTTCCATGTTCGCCCCAATCAGGTGGTCAAGACCGGCGACCTTTTGATCTCTCTGGATGAAACAACGCTGCGCAACCGTCTGGAAGTCGCCACACAGTCCGTCGCAGTTGCTGATGCTGAATGGATGGCTGCCAGCCAGAAAGCCTTTGACAACTTCCAGAGCAAAGGGGAGCTGACACAGTTACAAGGCAAAGCTCAGGAAAAGCGAGCCGAGCTCGCGGCTGTGCAAGCCCAGTTGACGCGCATCGAGGTCCGAGCTCCTCATGACGGGATTGCCGTTTTTGGCTCTGCAGATGACTGGCTGGGCCGTCCTGTTGTCACTGGAGAGCGCATCATGCAGGTCGCCAATCCTAAATCGGCGGGGGTACTGGTCTATCTGCCAGTCTCTGACGCACTGGTACTCAACGAAAATGCCCCCGTCAAGCTGTTCCTGACTGTCAAACCACTTTCGCCACTCAGCGCAACCGTGGCCGAGACCAGCTACCAGGCCAGCCTGTCGCCAGACAATGTGTCCAGTTACCGTCTTCGCGCTACGCTGAACAAAGGTCAATCCCTGGACGATGCCCGCATTGGCTTGCACGGCACCGCCAAGATCTCTGGTGGCTGGGTCGCGTTGAGCTATTACCTGCTGCGTCGCCCACTAGCGACCGTCCGTGAATGGAGCGGCTTCTGATGCCGCAATCCGCTGCCCCCTCAGGCGAGCAAGGCAAGGGCGGGGTTGCTGGCAACAAGCTCAGTCCAGAAGCGTTAGCCCTGCTAGGCGCAAGCAGTAAAGCGGCTGCCAACAAGCAGCCCAAAGCCGCACCGCCCGCTCCACCACTACGCGAAGATCTCAAACTGCATTCCAGCGCCCCGTTTCCAGACGGAGCGCCAGCCTGGGCCATACAGGACCCCATTACCAACCGCTTCTACCGCATTGGCTGGCTGGAGTATGAGTGCCTGCTGCGCTGGCACATGCCCCCGTCTCTGATTGCGCAAGATATCAACGCCTCAACGACTCTTGAAGTCGATGAGGAGCAGATTACCGAATTTGCCAAGTTTCTGGATCAACATAGCTTGCTGCGTGCGACACCTCAGAAAGTGGAGCAACTGCAGAAAAAAAGCGGTGAAGCCAAGTGGAAAAGCGGAAAGTGGTGGTTGCACACCTACCTGTTCATTCGCGTTCCACTGGTCAGACCTCAGCGCTTCCTGCAAGCCATGCTGCCCTGGGTCGCACCACTTTTTACCAAGTCGGCACTTGGACTACTGATCGCAGCCACCGTGCTAGGCCTGATCCTGGTAGCCCGCCAATGGGATACCTTCGTCAACAGCTTCATGGACATGCTGTCCCCCACCGGGCTTGCAGGCTTTGCCTTGGCGCTGATCGTCTCTAAAGCA is from Comamonas fluminis and encodes:
- a CDS encoding TolC family protein; this translates as MNSRIPPFALRLTTACLPLVLAACGSVAPKAFTSDEIRDRAAQDVLSMYKDQEPISAPIDFHEAAARALKYNLDYKLKLMETALSRSLWDVSTYEMLPKLVAGAGYSSRNNDSGGTSVLIEPPRTVSLNPSTSQERDRSMANLSFSWNALDFGVSYYRAQQKADQVLMAEERRRKVIQNVLQDVRNSYWRALGAQKLLGRVDGLLDRVNKALERAKEIEKQGLMPQAQVLGYQRALLDAVNTLTLRRQDLELAMAELRALMSVAPGVKFTLAEQNELALPRIPVNVEALEKLALEKRPEIMEEWYRKRVTENDIKAAKVLLWPNISFDAGWQYDSNKYSYNSNWVDTGVRVSWNLLKLTQYPALQKAHQAQNETDDMRRMALSMAVLTQVRVGVQRYGLSLSELKFAEESMNVDQRLLNYAKAAAKSQFDSELEVIRTEARALLGEYQRYAAYSNAQAAWGRLYNSVGLDILPETVQSHDVKTLAKSMQETMGQWQQTVFQATNQ
- a CDS encoding Ig-like domain-containing protein produces the protein MADLCNKAGGQGTVTGSGDVEDIRGADGATVTGVVAGDNGTTHVNAGVGSIIQGQYGTLVLQANGSYVYTRDVNAPQDAVEDVFTYTIKDADGDESTATLTITIADKAPVVTNPPVQVPVDPMDPDSPTRPVIKPGPPVSEGGLPDGSDPDKSTTTTTGTITLTPGDETTTVTVTPPGGDPVTLVPGVNPPIKTPQGEVTFTYTEGDPSTNTPPTITYEYELKTPVDDASKPPTDEFNVTITDQDGDSTTVTVLIDILDDQPVAKDDTATVGNMPNTDGKTTASGNVLGGQGTVTGSGDVEDIRGADGATVSGVVAGDNGKTHVNAGVGSIIQGQYGTLVLQANGSYVYTRDVNAPQDAVEDVFTYTIKDADGDESTATLTITIADKAPVVTNPPVQVPVNPMDPDSPTRPVIKPGPPVSEGGLPDGSDPDKSTSTTTGTITLTPGDETTTVTVTPPGGDPVTLVPGVNPPIKTPQGEVTFTYTEGDPSTNTPPTITYEYELKTPVDDASKPPTDEFNVTITDQDGDSTTVTVLIDILDDQPVAKDDTATVGNMPNTDGKTTASGNVLGGQGTVTGSGDVEDIRGADGATVTGVVAGDNGTTHVNAGVGSIIQGQYGTLVLQANGSYVYTRDVNAPQDAVEDVFTYTIKDADGDESTATLTITIADKAPVVTNPPEQVPVDPMDPDSPTRPVIKPGPPVSEGGLPDGSDPDKSTSTTTGTITLTPGDETTTVTVTPPGGDPVTLVPGVNPPIKTPQGEVTFTYTEGDPSTNTPPTITYEYELKTPVDDASKPPTDEFNVTITDQDGDSTTVTVLIDILDDQPVAKDDTATVGNMPNTDGKTTASGNVLGGQGTVTGSGDVEDIRGADGATVSGVVAGDNGKTHVNAGVGSIIQGQYGTLVLQANGSYVYTRDVNAPQDAVEDVFTYTIKDADGDESTATLTITIADKAPVVTNPPEQVPVDPMDPDSPTRPVIKPGPPVSEGGLPDGSDPDKSTSTTTGTITLTPGDETTTVTVTPPGGDPVTLVPGVNPPIKTPQGEVTFTYTEGDPSTNTPPTITYEYELKTPVDDASKPPTDEFNVTITDQDGDSTTVTVLIDILDDQPMAKDDTATVGNMPNTDGKTTASGNVLGGQGTVTGSGDVEDIRGADGATVTGVVAGDNGKTHVNAGVGSIIQGQYGTLVLQANGSYVYTRDVNAPQDAVEDVFTYTIKDADGDESTATLTITIADKAPVVTNPPVQVPVDPMDPDSPTRPVIKPGPPVSEGGLPDGSDPDKSTSTTTGTITLTPGDETTTVTVTPPGGDPVTLVPGVNPPIKTPQGEVTFTYTEGDPSTNTPPTITYEYELKTPVDDASKPPTDEFNVTITDQDGDSTTVTVLIDILDDQPMAKDDTATVGNMPNTDGKTTASGNVLGGQGTVTGSGDVEDIRGADGATVTGVVAGDNGKTHVNAGVGSIIQGQYGTLVLQANGSYVYTRDVNAPQDAVEDVFTYTIKDADGDESTATLTITIADKAPVVTNPPVQVPVNPMDPDSPTRPVIKPDRPVSEGGLPDGSDPDKSTSTTTGTITLTPGDETTTVTVTPPGGDPVTLVPGVNPPIKTPQGEVTFTYTEGDPSTNTPPTITYEYELKTPVDDASKPPTDEFNVTITDQDGDSTTVTVVVEITDDVPVAKPDSATVDNGSNTASSNALGNDTLGADRDTLVTSAKGPNDSAPVSVDPDTGKITVTGQYGTLTLDAKGDYTYTRFNDSPLNATEVFDYTITDIDGDSSPATITITIADNTPSVTDKDGNPPTELPVDPTDPNSPTRPVIKPDGSVSEGGLTDGSTPGKGNTTTGTIVLTPGDDTTTVTVTPPGGPSVTLVPDVPTKVITPQGEVTLTYTEGDPSTNTPPKVTYEYELKTPVDDSSKSPTDEFNVTITDKDGDSTTVTVLVDITDDAPAAADDSATVDNGSNTATGNALDNDTLGADRDTLVTSAKGPNDSAPVTVDPDTGKITVTGQYGTLTLSPDGSYVYTRTDGSPLNATEVFDYTITDKDGDSSPATITITIADNTPSVTDKDGNPPTELPVDPSDPNSPTRPVIKPDGSVSEGGLTDGSTPGKGNTTTGTIVLEPGDDTTTVTVTPPGGPSVTLVPDVPTKVITPQGEVTLTYTEGDPSTNTPPKVTYEYELKTPVDDSSKSPTDEFNVTITDKDGDSTTVTVLVDITDDAPAAADDSATVDNGSNTATGNALGNDTLGADRDTLVTSAKGPNDSAPVTVDPDTGKITVTGQYGTLTLSPDGSYVYTRTDGSPLNATEVFDYTITDKDGDPASATITITIADKAPTLTPPSTSGNTPGNPSVSESGLDGGSDPDSGSNKTTGSFEVESPDGGTTTITVTPPGGSPQEVKPGVPTVVDTPHGQVTVTYTPGDGTTPPTVTYEYELKTPADGSGATPPTDSFTITVTDGDGDSTSSTVTVDIVDDRPDAQDDGNTTLVNVPVTGQLGGNDQPGADGIESWTLGEPPKHGTVTIDPATGQYIFTPAPGFVGTDTFTYTVTDKDGSTDTATVTITVTNRPPVAVDDSNVTAPGEPAKGNVITGGSSGDHADSDPDGQPVTVTEITVDGITVSVPPNDSVTISIPNKGVLEIHSDGSYTFTAQPLWGGQVPDIHYTISDGAGGTSSAVLRITANAAPLNVDPPARPNTGITTDVGTTVAPPLSGGSSTLLVLGDAMTDTPSVFWESYRYFQDMRVPTVMHPITYVNLEVQRAQLEAVQTMLANWPVLNESRLHSIGLSLAQDPNLFVQHAVQAAQQERRFWEFLARNIQANLPTETPLQEMLRQHSEELNKAEAIPDAPAKDSAQEPVDGEKPQALLDLLERWNAAEAQPQATGMMDAMTSGKSASFSEQLKQSANDLPSHLG
- a CDS encoding efflux RND transporter periplasmic adaptor subunit; translation: MAQQAPAPAAPAAARAAAPAHADPHAIRVLLTPELETVLASQMLGRIASLNAGLGAHVKKGQTLLSFDCSEANARLRMAQAEYANAKETQDVKERLRKLDAAGDTEVLLAKTQADKAKAAISLTRVQMDQCVVRAPFSGHVVKLHVKPAQGVNVGVPLLEMVSDGPLKLRLNVPSRWLQSLKVGAAFDVAIDETRKTYPAKVSAINARVDAVAQTVELEARIDGKHPDLLAGMSGVARFPGLQ
- a CDS encoding efflux RND transporter periplasmic adaptor subunit codes for the protein MASASPSAAAMVAQLEARARAANTPAELAFSIANDSFGLLGFRQAFVMAGSGKQARLLTLSGLAVPTEDSPYLIWLRRSWPWMEKQLGSKAGWIPSPANASIKAPEMPEAPASGNSAQVQPAAVEPAEPADLQKPQEPPPPEVLDGWLEWWPEGLYAIPLRRRDGAILAWAGFLMEAEPSALHKQALSHLATHWAYCWEMLGGKPRLSLREHWQALGRKRYFIWGALLVLCLFPVRQSALAPAEVVALDATTIASPLDGVVKNFHVRPNQVVKTGDLLISLDETTLRNRLEVATQSVAVADAEWMAASQKAFDNFQSKGELTQLQGKAQEKRAELAAVQAQLTRIEVRAPHDGIAVFGSADDWLGRPVVTGERIMQVANPKSAGVLVYLPVSDALVLNENAPVKLFLTVKPLSPLSATVAETSYQASLSPDNVSSYRLRATLNKGQSLDDARIGLHGTAKISGGWVALSYYLLRRPLATVREWSGF